The region TTCGCCCGCGATGAGCGACGACGCGAGGCGCCTGCACTCGAGGAACACCTGAAGGAAATTCTCCCCGCCCGATGTGCACACCACGCCGAGCCCTGCCCCCTTTCTCTTCAGGGTAATGAGCGCGCCCTTTTTTGCAGGGTCGCCTTTCGGCGAGAAGACGACGATCTCGGCATCGTTTGAACCGAGCTTCGCTGAAATCGGTTTCTCGACAGCTGCGGAATTCGCATAGGATCCGGCCGCATCGGCGAGCGAGCGATCCGCACCCCTGTCGCCGCCCGCGGGGAGCCACTTCAGGCCGATGCGGGAGCCGTCGCTGCGACGCCAGGCCCCAATGCAGTCGCCGCAATCATCCGCGGCGCGCCACTGACCGCCGGGCGCCTCGAACGAGATGCCTTCCGCTGAAACAGGGCGCCGCGATGCAAAGGCCCAGGCATCAAAAGGATGCGCGAGCAGCGCAGCGCACAGCGCAAAAGCGATTTTCATCATCGAACCTCCCTCTCCGTGCAGCGCGCTGAATCCATCAGGCTCGAATTTATCCCCAGCGCGCCCACTCTCGACATGAACTCCCTGATCTGTGCGTATGTCTTCGAAGCCCTTTCGCATCCGAAAAGGCGCTCCGCCTCGCGGGCCGACGCCAGCCACCTCGCAGCCACGCTCCCGATGCCGTCCCGGATCTTCCTGCGCAGTGCGGCCGCCCGTCCTCCGCCCCGATCGCCCTTCATGAAATCGGAGATGTCTGTCCAGGAGCCTGCGATCATAGCCGCGGCCTCGGGAGCCTCCATCCCCTCCGCCGACTCCACGATCTTCGCAGCGCGCTCGAGCGACGCGACGCGCACCGAGTCGAGCGCCGAACGGGCCTCGCTTTGCGCGCGCTGGAGGTCCTTTGCAAACGCGGTCTCAGGGGCCGAATGCCCGAGAGCCAGGGCCGCGGCGTCGAAGGCGTCGGCCGCGCCCCTCGGGTCGCCCGATCGCATCGCCTCCATCCCTTCCCTGTAGAGAGACTCCGCCCTCTCCTCCGCGTCGCGCGCCTCGAGCGCTGCAGCCGAATCCTGCGAATTCACCTCAGCCGCCTCTATGGCCGCGAGCAGCGCCTCGACCTCTGTCCCGCCACGGCCGCCCTCCCGGATCTCGACGAGGGCGAGTTTCGCCTGGCCTGTGTCGCCCCTTCGCAACATGTGCCTCGCCTCCTCCATCGGATCGCCGGCGTCAGGACCTGCGATGTGAGCGGCCTCGACGGCCCCCCGCTCGACGCGCGCCTCGGCGGAGCGGCCCCCTCGATGGCGGAGCGCCGCTGCGGCGAGGGCGACCGCTGCGATCGCGGCGCAAAAGAGGGCGATCCCCCGGCGCCTCGATGCGCGCTCCGCAGGGAGCCAGACGACAAATCCCCTTGCGCCTATCTCAACCCCGTCGCCGTCATTCACGAAAGGCGGGCTGGACAGCGACAGCGTCGCCTCGGCCCTCATCGAGCGGGCGAACACCTCCGCCCCGCATCGGGTGAACACCGCGTAGACGAGTGAACCGGGGCGAGGATCCTCCGTGAGGGTCAGAGAGTGCCCGCTCCCGCCCGCGCCCGGGCCGGAACGTGCCAGAAATATGGCGTTGCACCGGCCGAATCGGGCCTCCATGAACCGGTCGCCCGCGCCTTCGCGCGGCGTCAGTCTGAGCAGCCTCGCCATATCTTTTCTCCCGAGCGCTTCGCCGACTCCGCGCGCTTAAGATGCCTCTGCCACCGCTTTCG is a window of Pseudomonadota bacterium DNA encoding:
- a CDS encoding tetratricopeptide repeat protein translates to MMKIAFALCAALLAHPFDAWAFASRRPVSAEGISFEAPGGQWRAADDCGDCIGAWRRSDGSRIGLKWLPAGGDRGADRSLADAAGSYANSAAVEKPISAKLGSNDAEIVVFSPKGDPAKKGALITLKRKGAGLGVVCTSGGENFLQVFLECRRLASSLIAGETAAPAASKLHESGMAALRRDPARAAGLFEAAIASDPGLAAAYLNLGRALLARGDSAEMVAARLARLLDRAPDTPDIRGMRERLARIK